In a genomic window of Amycolatopsis japonica:
- a CDS encoding IclR family transcriptional regulator — MSDTAPPGTQTLARGLALIRAVASGATDLRGLVEDTGLGRSTAHRLVQLLVSEGYLRSGRDGYALGPTLIELGFQALHGSPLPVVARPVLEELAEQLRDTVHLAVRDGDSVLYLDKLPGSRGAEMRSRIGHRMPLTRTGVGMALLLDSAPEWRDLYLAETPVEPGRVRPEDVDAFLARMREYAESGVAMDLEDNEPGIRCVAAPIRDATGAIAGAISVSATRPYMPAARMRGLNRVVGRAARQVSAGLGHREP, encoded by the coding sequence ATGTCCGACACGGCACCGCCCGGCACCCAGACGCTCGCCCGCGGCCTCGCGCTGATCCGCGCGGTCGCCAGTGGCGCGACCGACCTCCGCGGCCTGGTCGAGGACACCGGGCTGGGCCGCAGCACCGCGCACCGGCTGGTCCAGCTGCTGGTCAGCGAGGGGTACCTGCGCAGCGGACGGGACGGCTACGCGCTCGGGCCCACCTTGATCGAGCTGGGGTTCCAGGCCCTGCACGGCAGTCCGCTGCCGGTGGTCGCCCGGCCGGTGCTGGAGGAGCTGGCGGAGCAGTTGCGCGACACCGTGCACCTGGCTGTCCGCGACGGGGATTCGGTGCTGTACCTGGACAAGCTGCCCGGTTCACGGGGCGCGGAGATGCGTTCCCGGATCGGGCACCGGATGCCGTTGACCCGCACCGGTGTCGGCATGGCGCTGCTGCTGGACTCCGCGCCGGAATGGCGGGACCTCTACCTGGCCGAGACGCCCGTGGAACCCGGCAGGGTGCGCCCGGAGGACGTCGACGCGTTCCTGGCGCGCATGCGTGAGTACGCGGAGTCCGGGGTGGCGATGGACCTGGAGGACAACGAACCGGGGATCCGCTGTGTCGCGGCGCCGATCCGGGACGCCACCGGCGCGATCGCCGGCGCCATCAGCGTTTCGGCGACCCGGCCGTACATGCCCGCCGCCCGGATGCGCGGCCTGAACCGCGTCGTCGGCCGCGCGGCCCGGCAGGTCTCCGCCGGCCTCGGCCACCGCGAGCCCTGA
- a CDS encoding TetR/AcrR family transcriptional regulator: MEPALESLLELAYSDAVERVDETDETRTRILDAAYTQFSKTGIQRSTMEDVARRAGVSRITVYRRFPGKDVLVEQVVRREFRRYFDRFLADIEQADTVAERVVLGFVSSLRAIRGNPLIGGLLDVEPDLLMASMIGDGGRTLATVRAFVAGQLKQEQAAGNVSRKLDVDLAAELMVRVSTSFLLIPSQVVDVDDDEQLAAVARRFLVPLLELRD; this comes from the coding sequence ATGGAACCGGCGTTGGAGTCCTTGCTGGAGCTGGCGTACTCGGACGCCGTCGAGCGGGTCGACGAGACGGACGAGACGCGGACGCGGATCCTCGACGCGGCGTACACCCAGTTCTCCAAGACGGGTATCCAACGGTCCACAATGGAGGATGTCGCCCGGCGCGCGGGGGTTTCCCGGATCACCGTCTATCGGCGGTTCCCCGGGAAGGACGTCCTGGTCGAGCAGGTGGTGCGGCGGGAGTTCCGGCGGTACTTCGACCGGTTCCTCGCCGACATCGAGCAGGCGGACACCGTCGCCGAACGCGTGGTGCTGGGCTTCGTGAGCTCGCTGCGGGCGATCCGCGGCAATCCGCTGATCGGCGGGCTGCTCGACGTCGAGCCGGACCTCCTCATGGCGTCCATGATCGGCGACGGCGGCCGCACCCTCGCCACCGTCCGCGCCTTCGTCGCGGGCCAGCTGAAGCAGGAACAGGCGGCGGGCAACGTCTCACGGAAACTGGACGTCGATCTCGCGGCCGAACTGATGGTGCGGGTCTCGACCTCGTTCCTGCTGATCCCCAGCCAGGTCGTCGACGTCGACGACGACGAGCAGCTCGCCGCCGTGGCGAGGCGGTTCCTCGTGCCCTTGCTGGAACTTCGGGACTGA
- a CDS encoding 2-dehydro-3-deoxygalactonokinase, giving the protein MSLVTDTGPALIALDWGTSGQRAWLLGADGGILAARSAGRGLLTTTEDVDLDDPRARAAAYESAFRKTCGDWLTEFPGLPALAAGMVGSAQGWTDSGYRTVPAGLDFPSLVPVSHRDGVLHLVPGLRIPSGAHPGDVIRGEETQLVGVLEALGDPGGPLTVVLPGTHSKWVRVEDGVVTGFTTAMTGELYGLLIAHGILARTAADPVADDEAFSRGLAAGRRSRGLAIEAFGARPLVLDGVLEPESLPDYLSGVLIADEVSHLLHDADTRVVLCGAGELCRRYAAALAGRGVEAIVLSEEVTARGLWRIATAAGLLEDRLERTLKP; this is encoded by the coding sequence ATGTCGCTCGTGACCGACACCGGACCCGCCTTGATCGCGCTCGACTGGGGAACCTCCGGTCAGCGTGCCTGGCTGCTCGGCGCGGACGGCGGGATCCTGGCCGCCCGCAGCGCCGGGCGTGGACTGCTGACCACGACCGAGGACGTGGACCTCGACGACCCGCGAGCCAGGGCGGCCGCCTACGAGTCCGCCTTCCGGAAGACCTGCGGAGACTGGCTCACCGAGTTCCCCGGGCTGCCCGCCCTCGCCGCCGGCATGGTGGGCAGCGCGCAGGGCTGGACCGACTCCGGATACCGCACCGTTCCGGCGGGGCTCGACTTCCCGTCGCTCGTCCCCGTGTCCCATCGCGACGGCGTGCTCCATCTCGTGCCGGGACTGCGGATCCCGTCCGGCGCGCACCCCGGCGACGTGATCCGCGGCGAGGAGACACAACTGGTCGGCGTGCTCGAAGCGCTCGGCGACCCCGGCGGACCGCTCACCGTGGTGCTGCCCGGTACGCACAGCAAATGGGTCCGCGTCGAGGACGGGGTCGTCACCGGCTTCACCACCGCGATGACCGGCGAACTGTACGGATTGCTGATCGCGCACGGCATCCTCGCCCGCACGGCCGCCGACCCGGTCGCCGACGACGAGGCCTTCTCGCGGGGTCTCGCCGCGGGACGGCGTTCGCGCGGGCTCGCCATCGAGGCGTTCGGCGCTCGCCCGCTCGTGCTCGACGGCGTCCTGGAACCGGAGTCGCTGCCCGACTACCTCTCCGGCGTCCTGATCGCCGACGAGGTCTCGCATCTGTTGCATGACGCGGACACCCGCGTCGTGCTGTGCGGTGCGGGCGAACTCTGCCGTCGCTACGCCGCCGCCCTCGCCGGAAGGGGAGTGGAGGCCATCGTGCTGTCCGAGGAGGTCACCGCCCGCGGGCTGTGGCGGATCGCGACGGCCGCCGGACTGCTCGAAGACCGTCTCGAAAGGACACTGAAACCGTGA
- the dgoD gene encoding galactonate dehydratase, with the protein MKIVSMTTYQVPPRWSFLKIETDEGVTGWGEPVLEGRAASVAAIVEELSDYLIGKDPSQIEDLWTVLYRGGFYRGGGLHMSALAGIDQALWDIKGKALGVPVHELLGGRVREAIKVYSWIGGDRPAETARAAREVVDRGFSAVKMNGTEELSYLDTWDKVDRCVANVDAVRQAVGPNIGIGVDFHGRVHKPMAKVLLRELEPYRLMFVEEPVLSEHVDGFADVLRNSPIPIALGERLFSRWDFKTVLASGAVDIIQPDPSHCGGITEARKIAHMAEAYDVGLALHCPLGPIALAACLQIDAGCYNATIQEQSLGIHYNTSNDLLDYLADPSVFAYDDGQVVIPRGPGLGIEINEEYVAERAAEGHRWRNPVWRHADGSFAEW; encoded by the coding sequence ATGAAGATCGTGTCAATGACGACATACCAGGTGCCGCCGCGCTGGTCGTTCCTGAAGATCGAAACGGACGAGGGCGTCACCGGCTGGGGCGAACCGGTCCTGGAGGGCCGGGCCGCTTCGGTGGCGGCGATCGTCGAGGAGCTTTCCGACTACCTGATCGGCAAAGACCCCTCGCAGATCGAGGATCTGTGGACCGTCCTGTATCGCGGCGGGTTCTACCGGGGCGGCGGACTCCACATGAGCGCGCTGGCCGGCATCGACCAGGCACTGTGGGACATCAAGGGCAAGGCGCTCGGTGTCCCGGTGCACGAACTGCTCGGCGGCCGGGTACGCGAGGCGATCAAGGTGTATTCCTGGATCGGAGGCGACCGCCCGGCCGAGACCGCCCGCGCCGCGCGCGAGGTGGTGGACCGCGGGTTCAGCGCGGTGAAGATGAACGGGACCGAGGAACTGTCCTATCTGGACACCTGGGACAAGGTCGACCGCTGTGTGGCCAATGTGGACGCGGTGCGCCAGGCGGTCGGCCCGAACATCGGTATCGGGGTGGACTTCCACGGCCGCGTGCACAAGCCGATGGCCAAGGTCCTGCTGCGCGAACTGGAGCCGTACCGGCTGATGTTCGTCGAGGAGCCGGTGCTTTCCGAGCACGTCGACGGTTTCGCCGACGTGCTCCGCAACTCGCCGATCCCGATCGCGCTCGGCGAGCGGCTGTTCTCGCGGTGGGATTTCAAGACCGTGCTGGCGTCGGGTGCCGTCGACATCATCCAGCCGGACCCGTCGCACTGCGGCGGCATCACCGAAGCGCGCAAGATCGCGCACATGGCCGAGGCGTACGACGTCGGCCTGGCGCTGCATTGCCCGCTCGGCCCGATCGCGCTGGCGGCCTGCCTGCAGATCGACGCGGGTTGCTACAACGCGACGATCCAGGAGCAGAGCCTCGGGATCCACTACAACACGAGCAACGATCTGTTGGATTATCTGGCGGATCCGTCGGTGTTCGCCTACGACGACGGACAGGTCGTCATCCCCCGCGGGCCGGGGCTGGGCATCGAGATCAACGAGGAGTACGTCGCCGAACGGGCGGCCGAGGGGCATCGCTGGCGGAATCCGGTGTGGCGGCACGCCGACGGCTCGTTCGCGGAATGGTGA
- a CDS encoding 2-dehydro-3-deoxy-6-phosphogalactonate aldolase: protein MTGLIAILRGVTPAEVVGVGRALVDAGFPAIEVPLNSPEPFASVRLLADAFGDRCEIGAGTVLTTEDVVRARAAGARLIVAPNTDPAVISAAVAEGMTPYPGVATPTEAFAALAAGARYLKLFPADAVGIGGMKAWRAVLPREVGLLPVGGVDETNLAAWAAAGAAGAGLGSCLYRPGDTADVVGVRARALSEIWHQE from the coding sequence GTGACCGGATTGATCGCGATCCTGCGCGGGGTGACCCCGGCCGAGGTCGTCGGCGTCGGCCGGGCGCTCGTCGACGCAGGATTCCCCGCCATCGAAGTGCCGCTGAACTCGCCGGAACCGTTCGCGAGCGTCCGCCTGCTCGCCGACGCGTTCGGGGACCGGTGCGAGATCGGCGCGGGTACCGTGCTCACCACCGAAGACGTCGTCCGGGCGCGGGCGGCCGGGGCGCGGTTGATCGTGGCTCCCAACACCGATCCCGCGGTGATCTCAGCCGCCGTGGCCGAGGGGATGACGCCGTACCCCGGCGTCGCCACACCGACCGAGGCGTTCGCCGCGCTCGCCGCGGGCGCCCGGTATCTCAAGCTGTTCCCCGCCGACGCGGTCGGGATCGGGGGCATGAAGGCGTGGCGTGCCGTGCTGCCGCGCGAGGTCGGACTGCTGCCGGTCGGCGGGGTCGACGAAACGAACCTGGCGGCCTGGGCCGCCGCCGGGGCGGCCGGGGCGGGGCTGGGTTCCTGCCTCTACCGGCCGGGTGACACCGCTGATGTGGTCGGCGTCCGTGCCCGTGCACTTTCCGAGATCTGGCACCAGGAATAG